A window of Exiguobacterium sp. Helios genomic DNA:
CTGCGTTACCTACTGCTTCAATCTTGCCTGTATCGGTACGGAATGCGACGACAGAAGGTTCGCGCACGACGATTCCTTGCCCCTTCACATAAACGAGCGTATTTGCCGTACCTAAGTCAATGCCGATTTCACGGCTAAATGATCCAAACATTATTCAAAAAACCCCTCTCTGAGAATACACTTCACTAATTATAACGGAAAAGCCTTCCTTGGAAAGCGTTAAAACGTTACAGCTTGTTTACAGTTCAATGGTTGTTACAAAACTAAAAACGCCTGAGGTCAGGAAGCACAGTTCCCCCTCAGACGTTATTCTTACATAAATCCCCGCTGTTTCATACTAATAAATTGTCCATGCCCGATGACGAGGTGATCGATGCAACTGATTCCGATCAATCTGCCCGCTTCGACCATTCGTTCCGAGACTTCGATATCTTCCCGGCTCGGCGTCGGATCGCCGGACGGATGATTATGGACAGCAATGAAGCTTGCCGCCGAACAACGGATGGCCTCCCGAAATATGTCGCGCGGGTGAACAATCGATGTATTGAGCCCTCCGATAAACAGCGTCTTCTTCGAGATGACCTCATTTTTTGTATTCAAGTACAGGCAGATGAAGTGTTCCTGCTGATAGAGCCGCATCTCTTCCATCAATAATTCGGCGGCATCATCGGGTGAGCGGACGACCGGACGGACCCATTTCGGTTCCGTGACAAGCCGCCGCCCGAGTTCAAGTCCCGCCATGATTTGAAGCGCCTTTGCTTTGCCGACGCCCGGTGCCTTTTCCAGTCCCCCGACACCTGCCGCTTCCAGTTCAATTAGCGACGGATAAATGTCGAGTAAATCTTCAGCAATTTCAAGCGGGCTTCGGTTCCGTGTCCCGCTGCGGACGAGACATGCCAATAACTCCACCGTCGTCGCCTGTGCCAAACCCTTTAACTGAATCATATCCTTTGGCCATTCAATCACTTCATCCGACCTTTCTGTTCATGAAATTACGCGAACATCGGCTTGATTCCAAATGTTTCGAGACGACGGCTGATTGGATTGATCGGTAAACCGACGACATTATAATAGTCGCCGTCAATCGCTTCGACGAATAGACCACCTTTTCCCTGAATCCCGTATCCGCCTGCCTTGTCATACGGTTCCTCTGTCGCAACATAAGCCAGCATCCAGCTTTCCGGGATATCGCAGAATCGGACCTTCGTCGTGATCGTAAAAGTCTCCTCCCGCTCGTCCGTTAATATCGTCACGCCGGTCACGACTTCATGTGTCCGTCCGGATAACCGTCGTAACATCTCGAGAGCAGCCGTTTGATCGACCGGTTTTTCAAGAATGTGCCGATCCAGGGCGACAACCGTATCTGCTGCCAGGACGATTTCACCGGACTTCGCCACGGTCCGGGCTTTTTTCCGTGATAAATACATCACGTACTCGTCAGCTGACATCGGATACGGGGCTTCCTCCAACACATCGGCCGGTCGTATCACATGGGGCACACCGATCTGCCGTAACAGTTCGGTCCGTCTCGGAGAGGCCGAAGCCAGAATCAATGAGTGTTGCGTTATCATCAGTATCACGCTCTTTTCCTTCTTTTTCGACCAGTCTTACTGGAATCAACTTTCAGTATAACGAAAAACAAGTGCCGCTCCGAGTCAGAGCAACACCTGCTTTGGGGTTAATTACCTGTAACATCGACAAACGGATCCGATTTCGGAGTCGTCTCCTGAAGCGGCGTCTGTTTATCCGGTATCAACTTGGTTAAATCCGGACGGTAGTAACTCTCGATTTCCACTGTAAAGGACATCATTTCGTCTTCAAGGACAATCGTCTGGCTCCCTGGACCCGGTTCATCCGGACCGGTCAACTGGATTTGGCGTAAAATCGTAATCCGGTCCGTCCGTTCGATTTGTTTAAGAAAAGCCATCAGTTCAAGATAGGACGGGGCTTCGACCGTCAAAGAAGCAGGCAGTGCCGTCGCCGTTGTGGTCGCAACCGGTGTCTCTGCCGTTGCCGCAGCTTCCGTCTCGGATTCCGTCGCCATTGCACCGTCCACGGCAGGCGTTGACTGGACCGGCGATGCAGGAGCTGCTTCCGTTCCGGTTGCGCCAAACGTGATGGCTTGGACTTTCACACCGGCAATTTGACTGGCCGCATTGATCGCATCAATCACATCATCATTCGCCGGTACGACCGGCACCTGTTTTTGGAGGAAGCTAGATTCAGCAACATCGACTTTCTGTTCATTCGCTTTTGCCGCTTCAAGCGCCATCTGTTCCCGTTCAAGCGTTGCTTCGGTTTGCTGTAATTCCTGATACGTCGTGTACGTCGTATAACCGAAGTAGCCGAGCCCCCCGACAATCAAGACAATCGTCAAGGCAAGAAGAATGAGACCGCTGTATCGTTTCAATTTTCTTCCACCTCCTCTACTTCAGTCGAAACCGGTTCGTCCGCTTCTGTGCCGGTCGTCGGTGGTTCCACCGTTTCCGTCGCTTCCGCTCCCGGATCGACCACGGCATCCGTCGTTGCATCTTCCTTCGGCGCATCGGGATCCGCCTGGTTCGTTTCCCCTTTGATGACTTCCGCCGGGACAACCGTCAGACCAAATTGCCCGATATAGCGGGGTTCTTCCGTCTCCGTCTCGTCCGTCGGCGTAATGGTCGTCGTCGGAATCTCTTCGCCGGTCGTCGGATCGATCGTCGTTGATGTGACGACTTCCGCTTCTTCATTCATCGTTTTCGTCGTGACATTCGTTAACGTCACTCCGGTAAAGGCCGTATCCGTCAACAATTGACGGTAAAAACCGTTTAACTCATCGAGCGTCTCAAACTGGGCATTCATCGTCACAAGATGATCGGCTCCATAGGCAAACTGCAGAATATAGCCGCGTTCCGGCAGATACCGCGTAATCCGTTCCAAAGCCGGCACAGCCGGACGTGGTGTCGCTTCCAGTCCGTCGACGGTTTGCTTGAGCTGCGCAACTTCTTGTTTGGCCGACTGAGCGGATTCCGATTGCAACGTCCGGACGATTTGGATCTGATTATTTGCCGTCTCGAGCCGGTCAGCAAATTGATCGGTCTGCCAGTACAGATATCCGCCTGCCACCCCGCCGAGTAGCAGCAGAATCAGCGAGGCAATCAACGGAAACTTTGGTGCGACATCACTGTCCGGCAATAAATTAATCCGGTCTTTATGGACTGTCGCTAAACCGACGAGGGGTAAGTAAGCTTTTGGAATCGGCTGCCCCGCTACATCGAGTACATCCGGAACTTGTTCCAACCGGACGTCAAAGTTCGTTTCGAACCGGCGTACCAGTTCCTCTTGAAACGAAAAATCTCCCGTCAGCATGACACGGCTGATTTCCCGCCCGTCACGCGCTAACGAAAAACGATAGAAATCAAGCACACGTGAAAATTCCAGTAACATCTCTTCCAGGATGAATTCGACGTTGGCATCATCTGATTGATAGCGGTAATGCAACCGGTCCTCGATGACATCGACTTCCCAGGCATTCGCGACAAATGTATCGACCGAACGTATCAGACGCGGGACTTTGTCTTCGATGATGATCAACTGATGATTCGTCGCATTGACGTTCCAAATCAACAGATTGCTGTCGGCTTCGACTTCATACAGCGAATCGAGACCAAAAAATGTCGCCAGTGGTTGCGGTTCCGCTGCCACGAGGCGGATATGTTTTTTCCGGAATAGTTCCATGTATTGTTTTAACGCTTCGTTTGGTGCTGCATACAACATGATTTCCCGTTTACCGTCTTCTTCGAGCAACGTGTAATCAAAATAAGGTTCTTCAAACGGTAAGACGATACTGTGTCCCAGTTCCATGAACAAATAACCGCGAATCT
This region includes:
- the radC gene encoding DNA repair protein RadC; amino-acid sequence: MIQLKGLAQATTVELLACLVRSGTRNRSPLEIAEDLLDIYPSLIELEAAGVGGLEKAPGVGKAKALQIMAGLELGRRLVTEPKWVRPVVRSPDDAAELLMEEMRLYQQEHFICLYLNTKNEVISKKTLFIGGLNTSIVHPRDIFREAIRCSAASFIAVHNHPSGDPTPSREDIEVSERMVEAGRLIGISCIDHLVIGHGQFISMKQRGFM
- a CDS encoding nucleoside triphosphate pyrophosphatase; this translates as MITQHSLILASASPRRTELLRQIGVPHVIRPADVLEEAPYPMSADEYVMYLSRKKARTVAKSGEIVLAADTVVALDRHILEKPVDQTAALEMLRRLSGRTHEVVTGVTILTDEREETFTITTKVRFCDIPESWMLAYVATEEPYDKAGGYGIQGKGGLFVEAIDGDYYNVVGLPINPISRRLETFGIKPMFA
- a CDS encoding fimbrial assembly protein, with amino-acid sequence MAQARRRGTYIYFNFTDVGIFGAVVKKGVIKRRGVVSLPPGTLQGGWLQPEASLDLIFDSLLAKLKVPRGSQAVLAIDGSLVLARKLEIPETVETNQIRGYLFMELGHSIVLPFEEPYFDYTLLEEDGKREIMLYAAPNEALKQYMELFRKKHIRLVAAEPQPLATFFGLDSLYEVEADSNLLIWNVNATNHQLIIIEDKVPRLIRSVDTFVANAWEVDVIEDRLHYRYQSDDANVEFILEEMLLEFSRVLDFYRFSLARDGREISRVMLTGDFSFQEELVRRFETNFDVRLEQVPDVLDVAGQPIPKAYLPLVGLATVHKDRINLLPDSDVAPKFPLIASLILLLLGGVAGGYLYWQTDQFADRLETANNQIQIVRTLQSESAQSAKQEVAQLKQTVDGLEATPRPAVPALERITRYLPERGYILQFAYGADHLVTMNAQFETLDELNGFYRQLLTDTAFTGVTLTNVTTKTMNEEAEVVTSTTIDPTTGEEIPTTTITPTDETETEEPRYIGQFGLTVVPAEVIKGETNQADPDAPKEDATTDAVVDPGAEATETVEPPTTGTEADEPVSTEVEEVEEN